The following proteins are co-located in the Candidatus Hydrogenedentota bacterium genome:
- a CDS encoding sugar phosphate isomerase/epimerase, whose amino-acid sequence MTPTLFSVSYAGLWGQARLDLPGFLRKAGELGYAAVELMGKRPHLSVVDTDDAALDAIRAAARESGVDIATIAGYTDFTAGRTAPEVPSVEIQVAYVDALARLGKALGARLVRVFTGYTTDPDAYAADWDKCVAAVRACADAAAEHGLLLGVQNHHDVAVGVEAYREFLDEVNHPYCRAMFDPWSVALQGGDLYAAAKALAPRMAQTTLADYVRLPRYEYVPGLVNYREMAAMVRAVPLGDGFIDFEAFFAGLKDGGFDGGVAYEMCSPLRGGGSMANLDATARKSLEVIEKLIA is encoded by the coding sequence ATGACGCCGACGCTGTTTTCCGTGAGTTATGCGGGGTTGTGGGGCCAGGCGCGGCTGGACCTGCCGGGGTTCCTCCGCAAGGCCGGGGAACTGGGTTATGCCGCGGTGGAACTGATGGGCAAGCGGCCGCATCTTTCGGTTGTGGATACGGATGACGCGGCGCTGGACGCGATACGCGCGGCGGCGCGCGAATCCGGGGTCGATATCGCTACCATCGCGGGGTATACGGATTTCACTGCCGGCCGGACTGCGCCGGAGGTCCCGTCCGTCGAGATACAGGTCGCGTATGTGGACGCGCTGGCGCGGCTGGGCAAGGCGCTCGGCGCTAGACTCGTCCGCGTGTTCACGGGGTACACGACGGATCCGGACGCATACGCCGCGGACTGGGACAAGTGCGTCGCGGCGGTGCGCGCGTGCGCGGATGCCGCAGCGGAACACGGGTTGCTGCTGGGTGTGCAGAACCACCACGATGTCGCCGTGGGCGTGGAAGCGTACCGCGAGTTCCTCGACGAGGTGAATCATCCATACTGCCGCGCCATGTTCGACCCGTGGTCCGTCGCGCTGCAGGGCGGGGACCTGTACGCGGCGGCGAAGGCGCTTGCGCCGCGCATGGCGCAGACCACGCTCGCGGATTACGTGCGCCTGCCGCGTTACGAATATGTGCCGGGGCTGGTGAATTACCGCGAGATGGCGGCAATGGTGCGGGCCGTGCCGCTGGGCGACGGGTTTATCGATTTTGAGGCGTTCTTTGCGGGCCTGAAGGACGGCGGGTTCGACGGCGGCGTCGCCTACGAGATGTGTTCGCCGTTGCGCGGCGGCGGTTCCATGGCAAACCTCGACGCCACGGCGCGCAAGAGCCTGGAGGTCATAGAGAAACTGATTGCGTGA
- a CDS encoding sodium:solute symporter, with translation MTRFGLLDWVIVAVYFLAIASMGPIFARRNKSTEGYFVGNRSFPAWLLGLAMFATSISSITVVAYPGDAYRTGYLRLLPAFMLPFGILLASRIFLPYFRRSRCTSAFEYLEGRFGPGVRLYASCTFVFGQVMRIGTILYLVSLVFQQMTGATPYVCIVAGGLVIATYTVAGGIRAIVWAQFLQTFLLWFGSALCFITVVRGIDGGIGTIVSTAMADGKFLFGDPATPGGPVVSAPWIALREKAILMMLLMGLMNWLTEYSSNQNVIQKYVAAKNPKEATRSIWICCFCSVPTWAFFMFLGTSLYVYFKLHPDLQSQAIFTGAEGAKAESILPYFCVQAIPSGLAGLVIAGILSAAMSASSSSISSISAVTITDIYRRHMVKNRDERHYVFAARLVSAVSCLLMMGCAALYLEMTKLTLQDTGSKIGAIIAGGLLGLYVLGFLTTRGDGRSVAAGIACTVLFSLYITAIETQLITAEGLKYWLGLPEAVAGWLAKPIHTYYTGIFGNIIMFVAGYGAACLFQRQRRDLTNMTVWTQQETADEE, from the coding sequence ATGACGCGTTTTGGTTTGCTGGACTGGGTGATTGTGGCTGTCTACTTCCTCGCCATCGCCTCGATGGGCCCGATCTTCGCGCGCCGCAACAAATCCACGGAAGGCTATTTCGTCGGCAACCGGTCCTTTCCCGCGTGGTTGTTGGGCTTGGCGATGTTTGCGACATCGATCAGTTCGATCACCGTGGTGGCGTATCCAGGCGACGCATACCGCACCGGTTACCTGCGGCTCTTACCCGCGTTTATGCTGCCTTTCGGAATACTCCTGGCGTCGCGGATATTCCTGCCGTATTTCCGGCGCAGCCGGTGCACGTCGGCGTTCGAGTACCTGGAAGGCCGGTTCGGGCCGGGCGTGCGGCTGTACGCGTCGTGCACGTTCGTGTTCGGCCAGGTCATGCGCATCGGCACGATCCTGTACCTGGTCTCGCTCGTGTTTCAGCAGATGACCGGCGCGACGCCGTACGTCTGCATCGTCGCGGGCGGGCTCGTCATCGCCACCTACACGGTCGCGGGCGGCATCCGCGCCATTGTCTGGGCGCAATTCCTGCAGACGTTCCTGCTGTGGTTCGGCTCCGCGCTGTGTTTCATCACGGTCGTGCGCGGCATTGACGGCGGCATCGGCACGATTGTCTCGACGGCCATGGCGGACGGCAAGTTTCTCTTCGGCGACCCGGCCACGCCCGGCGGGCCGGTCGTGTCCGCACCGTGGATCGCGTTGCGGGAGAAAGCGATCCTGATGATGCTGCTGATGGGGTTGATGAACTGGCTCACGGAATACAGCAGCAACCAGAACGTGATTCAGAAATACGTGGCCGCGAAGAACCCCAAGGAGGCGACGCGCTCGATCTGGATTTGCTGCTTCTGCAGCGTGCCGACATGGGCTTTCTTCATGTTCCTCGGCACGAGCCTGTACGTGTATTTCAAGCTCCATCCGGACCTGCAGTCACAGGCTATCTTCACCGGCGCGGAGGGCGCGAAGGCCGAATCGATCCTGCCTTATTTCTGTGTCCAGGCGATTCCATCGGGCCTCGCGGGGCTGGTGATCGCGGGCATTCTCTCCGCAGCCATGTCCGCGTCGTCGTCGAGTATCAGTTCGATCTCCGCGGTCACTATCACGGACATTTATCGCCGCCACATGGTGAAGAACCGCGACGAGCGGCATTACGTGTTCGCCGCGCGCCTCGTCTCCGCGGTTAGCTGCCTCCTGATGATGGGTTGCGCAGCGCTCTACCTCGAGATGACCAAGCTGACGCTGCAGGACACGGGCTCGAAGATCGGGGCCATCATCGCGGGCGGACTGCTTGGGTTGTACGTGCTCGGATTCCTGACCACGCGCGGCGACGGGCGCTCGGTGGCGGCCGGCATCGCGTGCACCGTGCTGTTCAGCCTGTACATCACGGCCATTGAGACGCAACTGATCACGGCCGAGGGGCTCAAGTACTGGCTCGGCCTGCCGGAGGCCGTAGCGGGCTGGCTGGCAAAGCCCATTCACACGTACTACACGGGGATATTCGGCAATATCATCATGTTCGTCGCCGGTTACGGGGCGGCGTGCCTCTTCCAGCGGCAGCGCCGCGACCTGACCAATATGACGGTCTGGACGCAGCAGGAAACCGCGGACGAGGAATAA